The Oncorhynchus mykiss isolate Arlee chromosome 5, USDA_OmykA_1.1, whole genome shotgun sequence DNA window ctgcacgcacagtgaggcgaagacttttgtaggatggcctggtgtcaagaagggcagcaaagaagccacttctctccaggaaaaacatcagggacagactgatattctgcaaaaggtacagggattggactgctgaggactggggtaaagtcattttctctgatgaatcccctttccgattgtttggggcatccggaaaaaagcttgtccggagaagacaaggtgagcgctaccatcagtcctgtgtcatgccaacagtaaagcatcctgaaacCATTCATGTgaggggttgcttctcagccaagggaatgggctcactcacaattttcctaagaacacagccatgaataaagaatgataccaacacatcctccgataggaacttctcccaaccatccaggaacagtttggtgacgaacaatggcttttccagcatgatggagcaccttgccataaggcaaaagtgataagtggctcggggaacaaaacatcaatattttaggtccatggccaggaaactccccagaccttaatcccattgagaatttgtggtcaatcctcaagaggcgggtggacaaacaaacaacccacaaattctgacaaacaccaagcattgattatgcaagaataggctgccatcagtcaggatgtggcccagaagttaattgacagcatgccagggcggattgcagaggtcttgaaaaagaagggtcaacactgcaaatattgactctttgcatcaacttcatgtaattgtcaataaaagcctttgacacttatggaatgcttgtaattatacttcagtgttccatagtaacatctgacaaaaatatttaaagacactgaagcagcaaactttgtggaaattaatatttgtgtcattctcaaaacttttggccacgactgtatgttgttgttgtataggtggagttatGGGCCAATATGCATACATTCATTTTTATTCCTCTAAGTACACATGTGGTACTGCATGAAAATCATTTCTgtttgttttaaaacattttgtagTGTTGATCCCAATATCACACATTGGCCCTAATTATTTATAGAAAGAccgatacagatgtaggatcttaatttgatcacttttgtTGAGAATTTTAAAAACTATTCTTACGttagtaatttccactttaacatttcagacttgatttgacctaatgtaaaatgtatcaacccctacaataaATGtcaatgaattataatccacagaataattcacatttcctgttgctgcaggattattaacctgctgtagcaaactgtctcaatttaagatcctatatctgtatgcACTTGGTATGTATTTAAAAGGCTGACGCCAGATTTCTTGCACACCTTGTCATCCTCTCAGGATGAGAGAGGTTCGGGTGCAGACACAGACAATACTCCGGCTGTGTTGGCTGTGAAGAAGATAAAGTCTCTTTTCCCTGACCTGCTGATGGCCTGTGACGTCTGCCTCTGTCCCTACACCTCACATGGACACTGTGGTCAGTCACTCTCAATCACATTCCATTTGTCTAAAACTAATGCAAATATAATTTATTTTGATTGACAGTACATTGTTATAAGACTGCCCTCTGATTCTCCTTCAGGAATCTTGCGGGAGGATGGCACTCTGGACAATGGTGCCAGTTGCCAACGTTTGGCAGAAGTGGCATTGGCCTATGCCCGCGCTGGTGAGTTTGTTCACTCCTCACCCCTCTGTTTTCTACTCACTTCTAAAAATAGTGTTTATCAATACCAATGTTGATATTGTTTATGAGGCCTTATACCCATGTCAATAGTTTAAGATCTCTTGTTTGTCTCGTACAGGCTGTCACATCATTGCACCCTCTGATATGATGGATGGGCGAGTGGGAGCTATCAAACATTCACTGATGTCTAATGACATGGGCAACAAGGTAACGGATGGGAGCACTAGTTTGTACATAAAAATAGAACGCATATTCTAATGGACTCAATAAGGAAAGGGAAACTTGCCTTAAggaaatcctcaggaaggaaccCATTTGCTAAACGGCAGAATTTCCTGAATGAAAATGTCCAagaaaatacatgtatttcctcctcctcatcaggTGTCAGTGCTGAGTTACAGTGCCAAGTTTGCTTCCTGTTACTATGGTCCCTTCAGGTAACAATTGATTGTAAAACTTAAGATGGGCAGAAAAGGCATTACTTACACGTTACCATTTGACAAGATGTTCTAAGAtctattattatgtgtgtgtagagATGCAGCACAGTCCAAGCCAGCATTTGGAGATAGGCGCTGTTATCAGCTGCCCTCCGGTGCAAGGGGCCTGGCACTACGAGCTGTGGTAAGAAAGTGTCTGAAGTCCGTCCATGTGTATTAGGGGGAGATCGTGTTTGTGTCAGAGATCTTCTGTTTACCCAGCTGGTTGAGGTTTTGTTTATGGTTTTATCTCAGGACAGAGATGTCAAGGAGGGAGCAGATATGCTGATGGTGAAGCCAGGACTGCCCTATCTGGACATAGTGAGGGAGGTCAAAGACAAGGTCAGTATGTTCTCGCTCATTAACCCCTTTCTGTCTGGTAACAGTGTTTCAGGCTCTGGGAGTGGTGTTGATAGTTTGAGCTAAATAACCACACCACACTAAATACACATCCAAGCTTTTCATCAGTTATCTATAAAGACTACAAAACttgcaaaaaaagaaacagccctttttcaggaccctgtctttcaaagataattcgtaaaaatccaaataacttcacagatctccattgtaaagggtttaaacactgtttcccatgcttgttcaatgaaccataaataattaatgaacatgcacctgtggaacggtcgttaagacactaacagcttacagacggtaggcaattaaggtcacagttatgaaaacttaggacactaaagaggcctttctactgactctggaaaaacaccaaaagaaagatgctcagggtccctgctcatctgcgtgaacttcccttaggcatgctgcaaggagatatgaggactgcagatgtggccagggcaataaattgcgatgtctgtactgtgagatgcctaagacagcgctacagggagacaggacggacatcgtcctcgcagtggcagaccacaacACCTGCACATGATTGGTAcaaccgaacatcacacctgcgggacaggtacaggatggcaacaacaactgcctgagttacaccaggaacgcacaatctctccatcagtgctcagactgtccgcaataggctgagagaggctaaactgagggcttgtaggcctgttgtaactGTCAAAAACGTCAccaatgggcacaaacccactgtcgttggaccagacaggactggcaaaaaatgctcttcactgacaagtcgcggttttggctcaccaggggtgatggtcggattcgcatttatcgtcaaaggaatgagtgttacattTAGGCCTGTACTTTGGAGCGGGGTCAATTTGgagatggagggtccgtcatggtctgggacggtgtgtcacagcatcattggaatgagcttgttgtcattgcaggcaatctcaacgctgtgcgttacagggaagacttcctcctccctcatgtggtacccttcctgcaggctcatcctgacatgaccctccagcatgaccatGCCACCAGCcctactgcttgttctgtgtgtgatttcctgcaagacaggaatgtcagtgttctgccatggccagtgaagagccagTGATGGccatctcaatcccattgagtacgtctgggacctgttggatcggagagtgagggctagggccattccccccagaaatgcctGGGaagttgcaggtgccttggtggaagagtggggtaacatctaacagcaagaactggcaaatctggtgcaatccatgagggggagatgcactgcagtacttaattcaGCTGGTGGCCACGCCAGATACAGACTGTTACTTTGATTTGTCAaaacccccccctcccttttgtgcagggacacattattccatttctgttagtcacatgtctgtgggacttgttcagtttatgtctcagttgttgaatcttgttatgttcatacaaatatgtacacatgttaagtttgctgaaaataaacacagttgacagtgagaagatgtttctttttttgctgagcttACATGTTTTCACTATCTTTCACAATAGTTTCATCTGCTCCATCGCTTTCTTACCATCCTTCTCTGGTCTCTTCCAGCACCCCACTCACCCACTGGCAGTGTATAATGTGTCAGGGGAATTTGCCATGCTGTGGCATGGGGCCCAGGCTGGAGCTTTTGACCTGCGCACCGCTGTACTGGAGTCTATGACTGCCTTCCGCAGGGCAGGTGAGAGGGGATGGGAGACTTTGGGTCTGGAGGAACAGTGCTCTGTTCTCTATAGAGAGAGTGAGTTCTACTGCTCTAGTTGTATATTCTTCCCTCTGCTCTAGGTGCTGACATCATCATCACCTACTATACACCTCAACTGCTCACCTGGCTGAAAGAGTAACAGACAGAAGGATGGACATAAAGATGGATCATGTGACAAACTCCTTTTTACCTAGCTGTGCAAGGCTGACCTACACTGACAAATGGTGTCTATTCAAACCAAACTGACATGTGAGAACAGGCAATCTATCTTCATACATTAATTTACAGTTTATTTTTCTATATAACATTGTTACGtcatattgttttttttctttgtgtgCAGCAACCACTAATTCTCACCAAAGGTGGGAGTCTTGGCGCTAGTAGACACATATGTAAAGCGTATCAAATTCGCTTTGAAGGGTTTGTCTGTTAGATGAAAGAATGgtaatataaaatatgttgattTTGTTTTATGGGCATTATTTACTATTCTATAGTTTTCTAAATAGAGTATCAAGAATATAGGCCTTGACTTGTTATAGCTCTGTGACGTCTGTAATAGCTCTGGCTTTAGCGCTGACATTTAGCAGTGGTTGTAAGGTTGGGTCAAGAAACCTGTAAAGATCTTTTTTTACCAGGGTAAATGGTCCTGACCCAGAAAATAGAGATTTGTTAGATAACAGCAATAAAGCTacaatcaagtctgaaatgtgcTCCATCAAGTAACATTTTCTTAATTACATATAACTTTGTTCAATACGTTTGTCATAGATTTGACTAAATATAATGAAAGCAAAATAGGTTGCAGTTCAGATACACTCAACTCTGCTGGTTACCTTCTGTACTTGGGTGTTGTCAGATATATCCACCTCCCAAACAAGGAGTTTACAGACAAGTCGTCATTATCACAAGCACAGAGGAAAAGTACCGCCTAGACATATGCAGAACTATCTAATTCTGTACTAATCAGTGAAATCTTAAAGGAAGGATGCATTTTCAAAGTACAAAAACTCTACCCCTAGTCCCTCTCTAAAATAGCCATCTAAGAGAGAATCTTATTGGCTTGAGGGTTTTCACTGGATGGTGCCCCTTTGAAGACTGTCCACACATCCTCCCCTGCAAAATAGAAAAACAGGTAGAAGTTTAACA harbors:
- the alad gene encoding delta-aminolevulinic acid dehydratase isoform X1, with protein sequence MLLNYVLDVARAKMQPVESLLHSGYFHPTLRYWQTCASDLRPENLIYPIFITDSPDAVEPIASLPGQARYGVNKLEGMLRPLVEKGLKCVLIFGVPAKIAKDERGSGADTDNTPAVLAVKKIKSLFPDLLMACDVCLCPYTSHGHCGILREDGTLDNGASCQRLAEVALAYARAGCHIIAPSDMMDGRVGAIKHSLMSNDMGNKVSVLSYSAKFASCYYGPFRDAAQSKPAFGDRRCYQLPSGARGLALRAVDRDVKEGADMLMVKPGLPYLDIVREVKDKHPTHPLAVYNVSGEFAMLWHGAQAGAFDLRTAVLESMTAFRRAGADIIITYYTPQLLTWLKE
- the alad gene encoding delta-aminolevulinic acid dehydratase isoform X2, with translation MQPVESLLHSGYFHPTLRYWQTCASDLRPENLIYPIFITDSPDAVEPIASLPGQARYGVNKLEGMLRPLVEKGLKCVLIFGVPAKIAKDERGSGADTDNTPAVLAVKKIKSLFPDLLMACDVCLCPYTSHGHCGILREDGTLDNGASCQRLAEVALAYARAGCHIIAPSDMMDGRVGAIKHSLMSNDMGNKVSVLSYSAKFASCYYGPFRDAAQSKPAFGDRRCYQLPSGARGLALRAVDRDVKEGADMLMVKPGLPYLDIVREVKDKHPTHPLAVYNVSGEFAMLWHGAQAGAFDLRTAVLESMTAFRRAGADIIITYYTPQLLTWLKE